CTTCCGTTCAAATCCCACGAACATTCCACGGCCTGCTCGCAACTGGTCGCTTCGTCCGGCGAGGTTCGGGAGTTCAGCATCCGGCTTTTTTCTCCGGTCATTAACCGGATACATATCCCACTGGATGTAAAGATCCGTCATGCCGACGGGAATGGCGTTTGGCAGCCCCCTCGTCTCGGCTGATCTTTTTTTCTTTTCATTTTATTTCCAACCCACCGGATCCGCATCAGGTCAATGGACCTTTTGCACATGATCCGGAAGCTTTCACATCATGCTACAACGCATCATTCGATTCTCCATCGAGAACAAACTCATTATTGGACTCCTGGTCCTCGGTCTCGTCGTATGGGGAGCCTACTCCGCCAGCCGATTACCGATCGACGCGGTTCCCGACATCACCAACAACCAGGTCCAGATCATCACGGTATCGCCCGCGCTTGGAGCCGGTGATATTGAACGACTGATCACGTTTCCGATCGAACAGGCTACCCGTAACATCCCGGGGATCATCGAGCAACGGTCCTTCTCCCGCTTTGGGCTTTCACTGGTTACGATCGTCTTTGATGACGCGACCGACGTCTATTGGGCACGTCAACAGGTGAATGAGCGGCTGCAAACCGTTCGCAATGAAATACCGGATGGCAGCGGCAATCCGGAACTGGCCCCCGTGACCACGGGACTGGGTGAGATCTTTCAATATGTCGTCAGGGCAAAGCCCGGCTATGAGGGCCGGTATTCCGAACTGGACCTGAGGACCATCCAGGATTGGATCATCCGGAGGCAACTACTGGGTACGCCCGGAGTGGCGGATGTTTCCTCCTTTGGCGGAAAAGTGAAACAATACGAAGTGGCGATTGACCCCAACCGACTTCGCTCCTATGGCGTGTCGCTGGAAACCGTATTTGAAGCACTCCACGCCAACAACCAGAACGCAGGAGGCAGCTACATCGAGAAAGGACCGAATGCGCTTTTCATCCGTACGGAAGGCCTCGTCCAATCGAAAACCCAGATCGCGGGGATTCCGGTCAAGCGCCTGTCGGACGGGAGTTCGCTAAAGATCGGAGACCTTGGGGAAGTTCGGCTGGGTCATGCCACCCGGTTCGGCGCGCTTTCCTATAATGATGAAGGTGAAGTTGCCGGCGCGGTCGTCATGATGCTCAAAGGAGAAAACAGCTCAGCCGTCATCAAGGCTGTGAAAGACCGCATCCGCGAAATCGAAACGACCTTGCCGGAGGGCGTCACCATCGAGCCATTTCTCGACCGGACCAAAATGGTCAACAACGCCATTTCCACGGTGGAACGGAACCTCCTCGAAGGCGCGCTCATTGTCCTTTTTATCCTCGTGATCTTCCTGGGCAATCTTCGGGCAGGGCTTCTCGTGGCATCGGTAATACCGCTTTCACTCTTGTTCGCCATCATCCTGATGAATGCCTTCGGTGTCAGTGGAAATTTGATGAGCCTTGGCGCGTTGGACTTCGGATTGATCGTCGATGGAGCCGTGATCATCGTCGAAGCGGTCTTGCACCGTCTGCATCATGGAAAACATTTCCGGGGACATGGAATGGTCACCCGTTCTGAGATGAACGAAGAAGTCGGAACCGCCGCCGGCAAATTGATGAACGCCGCGGTATTCGGGCAGATCATCATCCTCGTAGTTTACCTACCCATCCTTTCGCTTGAAAGTATCGAAGGCAAGATGTTCAAGCCGATGGCACAAACGGTCGCGTTTGCCATTCTTGGGGCATTCCTGCTGTCATTGACCTATATCCCGATGATGAGCTCGCTGATCCTGAGCAGGAAGATCAGGACAAAACCCAATTTGGCGGATCGGATTTTGCGCCGGTTGGAACATTGGCACGAAACCGCAATGAACAGGGTGCTGAAAAAACCCATCAGCGTCCTCCTGCTTGCCATTCTGCTCTTTGGCGGATCGATTTCCGTGCTGGCAAGTCTTGGAGGTGAATTCATACCGGAACTGGAAGAGGGAGATTTTGCCGTTGACACGCGCGTCCTTACCGGAAGTTCCCTGTCCACCTCGGTGGCCGCGGTTCAACAAGCCGCCGGACTCTTGAAGCAGCGATATCCCGAAGTGGAAAAAGTCGTGACCAAAACCGGTAGCGGAGAAATTCCAACCGACCCGATGCCGATCGAGGCATCGGACATGATGGTAATCCTGAAAGACAAGCAACACTGGACAAGCGCAAAATCGTTCGATGAACTGGCAGAGAAGATGAGTACTACCCTGCAAGAGATTCCAGGCATTTCGGTCGGCTTTCAGTTCCCGGTACAGATGCGATTCAACGAACTGATGACCGGTGGAAGGCAGGATGTGGTGTGTAAGATCTTCGGCGACAACCTGGACTCGCTGGCCCGTTACGCAACACTACTTGGAGAAGAAGTACGACAAGTTCCCGGTGCAGTGGACCTGTATGTCGAAGCCGTTACCGGGTTGCCGCAACTGGTTGTCCGGTACCGGCGCGAAGCCTTGCTTTCGTATGGTCTTCGGGTGGATGAAGTGAACCAGGCCGTGCAGACCGCATTTGCGGGTGCCTCGGCCGGGATGTTGTTCGAAGATGACCGCCGGTTCGACCTGGTGGTTCGACTGAACGATAACGCCAGGACCGACCTTCAGGACCTCCGGGAATTACCGGTCCTGTTGCATGACGGAAGTCCGATCCCGCTCTCGCAATTGGCGGATGTCAACCTGGAGGTCGGTCCCAATCAGATCCAGCGGGAGAATGCCCGACGACGCATAACGGTAGGATTCAATGTTCGCGGGCGGGATGTACAAAGCATCGTGGAAGAACTCAAAGAACGTGTGCGAACAAAACTGTATCTTCCTTCCGGCTATTCGATCACTTACGGCGGCCAGTTCGAAAATCTGATCGCCGCCAAGGCCAGACTCGCCATTGCGGTTCCGATAGCACTGGGCCTGATCCTGCTGCTCCTCTACTTCGCCTTCGGATCGATCCGGCAAAGTGTTTTGGTCTTTAGCGCCATCCCCTTATCAGCGATCGGCGGCATTGTCGCCCTCTGGCTACGCGGGATGCCTTTCAGCATTTCGGCCGGGATCGGCTTTATCGCCCTCTTCGGTGTAGCCGTACTGAACGGAATCGTTTTGGTGACCGAGTTCAACCTCCTGAAAAAGTCCGGGGTAAATTCCATTAAAGAGAGAATCGTGAAAGGTACCCGGATCCGTTTGCGTCCTGTGTTGATGACCGCTGCCGTGGCTTCGCTGGGCTTTCTGCCGATGGCGCTCAGTAAGGGTGCCGGGGCCGAGGTGCAACGCCCGCTCGCCACTGTGGTGATCGGCGGACTGGTCAGCGCAACCTTACTGACGCTGCTGGTGCTGCCCGTTCTCTATCAATTCTCCGAAGAGCATCTCGAGAACCGACGTTTGCGCAAAGCACTACCGACGGTTCTGCTGCTCCTGTTCTGCCTGGGCGCAACAAATCTGACGGCTCAGCAGACGGAACCTGCTACACCCATAGGATTAAAGGCTGCCATCGATTCCGCGTTGAAAAATAACAGTGGAATACAAGCCCAGCGGAAGAACCTGGAAGCAGCCGATGAACTGAGTGGCAACGCGTATGAGTTTTCACCAACCGAATTCGGATACGAAAGTGGCAAGATCAATAGTCCTTACGAAGACCGGCGCTTTGGCGTTCAACAGCGGTTTTCTTCGCCGGTCTATTATGCCAATAAACGTCGCTACTTCCGGTACCAGGTATCGGTTGCGGAACAGGAGACCAACCTGTACGCGTTGCGGTTACGCAAAGAGGTCCGTCAGGTTTTCACAGACTATCGAATGGCAGAAGCTACCCTGGCGCTGCTAAAGAGAACCGACAGCCTGTTCGCTAAAGCCGCGGCGCTGGAAGAATTGCGGCACCGCTCCGGTGACAATGATCCCTTGCAGGTGTTGAGTGTTCGATCACGCCGGGAAGAATTGCGCGGTGAAGTCCTGAAATCAGAACGCGACCTTACCATCCTTGCAGCCAGGTTCCGCGAATTATTGGGAACGACTACCAACTTGTTGCCTTCCGATGCTGCCGGGTGGGAAGCTGATCTTGGACTACCTGACACCGACGCCCAAGCACACGGTACACACAGTTTACTCCAATTAGCCTCTTGGCGCGAACGATCGGCCTGGGCCCGCTGGAAGCTCGAGCAGGCAAGCATGGGGCCCGACTTCACGCTGGGGGTCGTGAGCCAGTCCTTCTCGGGCTTTCAACGATTACCCGAAGGAGAGGTCCTGCTGGGAAAGAACGACCGTTATCAATCGGTTCAGATCGGCATAGGTATACCCTTGTTTTACTGGGGCGCACGTGCCCGTGTCAAAAGTGCCAAAGCCAATTGGGCGCAAGCCGGATTCCTGCAGGAAGCAGAACAGATCAGGCTCCGGCGTGAACGACTCGAGCGGCAGGAACGCCTACAGGCTGCCGGCGAGCAATATTCGATCTACCGCGATCAGACACTGCCGTTGATCTCCGAACTAGAGCGCAAAGCGGCGCTGCGGCTCAGCAGTGGCGATATCCGGTATTTTGAATGGCTGAGTATTGTGGAACAATGCCTGCGGACCCGTCACGCTGCATTAGAATCCTATCGCGCCTATCTGCACGCAATCATCGACTGGAACGAGTTATCTGAACAAAACTGAACAAGACCATGAGCACCAAATTGCACCTCTTATACATCGCCCTATTCCTTTCCGCATGCGGTCAACCTACTGAAGGAAGAAAAGAAAGTGCCCCCGAGTACTCCGCCGATCAGATCGTATCGCTGACAGCCGCGCAATTACGGCAGGCAAATATTCAGATCGCGCTACCTGACCGCCGCACCATGAGCCAGGAGATCACGTTGAACGGAATGATCGACGTGCCTCCTCAAAACCTGGTTTCACTCAGCTTTCCATATGGTGGTTTTGTGCGGAAACTATCCCTCCTTCCTGGCATGCATGTTCAGAAAGGTGAGTCGATCGCTGTCCTGGAAGATGCCGCTTATGTCGGCTTGCAGCGTGATTTCCTCGTTGCCCGCTCC
This genomic stretch from Bacteroidota bacterium harbors:
- a CDS encoding CusA/CzcA family heavy metal efflux RND transporter — protein: MLQRIIRFSIENKLIIGLLVLGLVVWGAYSASRLPIDAVPDITNNQVQIITVSPALGAGDIERLITFPIEQATRNIPGIIEQRSFSRFGLSLVTIVFDDATDVYWARQQVNERLQTVRNEIPDGSGNPELAPVTTGLGEIFQYVVRAKPGYEGRYSELDLRTIQDWIIRRQLLGTPGVADVSSFGGKVKQYEVAIDPNRLRSYGVSLETVFEALHANNQNAGGSYIEKGPNALFIRTEGLVQSKTQIAGIPVKRLSDGSSLKIGDLGEVRLGHATRFGALSYNDEGEVAGAVVMMLKGENSSAVIKAVKDRIREIETTLPEGVTIEPFLDRTKMVNNAISTVERNLLEGALIVLFILVIFLGNLRAGLLVASVIPLSLLFAIILMNAFGVSGNLMSLGALDFGLIVDGAVIIVEAVLHRLHHGKHFRGHGMVTRSEMNEEVGTAAGKLMNAAVFGQIIILVVYLPILSLESIEGKMFKPMAQTVAFAILGAFLLSLTYIPMMSSLILSRKIRTKPNLADRILRRLEHWHETAMNRVLKKPISVLLLAILLFGGSISVLASLGGEFIPELEEGDFAVDTRVLTGSSLSTSVAAVQQAAGLLKQRYPEVEKVVTKTGSGEIPTDPMPIEASDMMVILKDKQHWTSAKSFDELAEKMSTTLQEIPGISVGFQFPVQMRFNELMTGGRQDVVCKIFGDNLDSLARYATLLGEEVRQVPGAVDLYVEAVTGLPQLVVRYRREALLSYGLRVDEVNQAVQTAFAGASAGMLFEDDRRFDLVVRLNDNARTDLQDLRELPVLLHDGSPIPLSQLADVNLEVGPNQIQRENARRRITVGFNVRGRDVQSIVEELKERVRTKLYLPSGYSITYGGQFENLIAAKARLAIAVPIALGLILLLLYFAFGSIRQSVLVFSAIPLSAIGGIVALWLRGMPFSISAGIGFIALFGVAVLNGIVLVTEFNLLKKSGVNSIKERIVKGTRIRLRPVLMTAAVASLGFLPMALSKGAGAEVQRPLATVVIGGLVSATLLTLLVLPVLYQFSEEHLENRRLRKALPTVLLLLFCLGATNLTAQQTEPATPIGLKAAIDSALKNNSGIQAQRKNLEAADELSGNAYEFSPTEFGYESGKINSPYEDRRFGVQQRFSSPVYYANKRRYFRYQVSVAEQETNLYALRLRKEVRQVFTDYRMAEATLALLKRTDSLFAKAAALEELRHRSGDNDPLQVLSVRSRREELRGEVLKSERDLTILAARFRELLGTTTNLLPSDAAGWEADLGLPDTDAQAHGTHSLLQLASWRERSAWARWKLEQASMGPDFTLGVVSQSFSGFQRLPEGEVLLGKNDRYQSVQIGIGIPLFYWGARARVKSAKANWAQAGFLQEAEQIRLRRERLERQERLQAAGEQYSIYRDQTLPLISELERKAALRLSSGDIRYFEWLSIVEQCLRTRHAALESYRAYLHAIIDWNELSEQN